In a genomic window of Telopea speciosissima isolate NSW1024214 ecotype Mountain lineage chromosome 5, Tspe_v1, whole genome shotgun sequence:
- the LOC122663263 gene encoding caffeic acid 3-O-methyltransferase-like yields MVSTQSQSKTLNEDKEVLLLASQLACGSMVPMVLKAAIELNLLEIIARAGPGKQLSASEIATQLSTQKPDALDMLERILRFLASHSILTCSVVAADDGQVQKLCYGLAPVCKYFVPNQDGVSLAPWLLMINDRAYQESWYYLKDAFLEGGIPFNKAHGVTIYEYLGKDPRFNEMFNKAMFNASVILMKAFLETYGGFENVNVVVDVGGGLGENLYLITSKYPTIKGINFDLPHVIADAPSYPGVEHVAGDMFLNGPKGDIIFMKMILHNWSNDQCLRLLKNCYEALPEDGKVVVEEAILPASPETNLVAKDTFAMDLRMMDVQSGGKERTEKEYSDLANRSGFNGIRFIYQVHSFTVMEFSKTM; encoded by the exons ATGGTTTCAACACAAAGCCAATCCAAAACACTCAATGAAGATAAAGAAGTATTATTACTTGCATCACAGCTAGCTTGTGGCTCTATGGTTCCTATGGTCTTGAAAGCTGCAATAGAGCTTAATCTGCTTGAGATCATTGCTAGAGCTGGTCCAGGAAAGCAACTTTCAGCTTCAGAGATTGCAACTCAGCTTTCTACACAGAAACCAGATGCCCTTGACATGCTTGAACGTATCTTGCGTTTTTTGGCTAGCCATTCCATACTCACTTGCtctgttgttgctgctgatgATGGTCAAGTTCAAAAGCTGTGTTATGGTTTAGCTCCTGTCTGCAAATATTTTGTTCCAAACCAGGATGGTGTTTCATTAGCTCCTTGGCTTCTTATGATTAATGACAGGGCCTACCAAGAAAGCTG GTACTACTTGAAAGATGCATTTCTTGAAGGAGGAATTCCATTTAACAAGGCCCATGGAGTGACAATTTATGAGTACCTTGGCAAAGACCCAAGGTTCAATGAAATGTTCAACAAAGCAATGTTTAATGCCTCTGTCATTCTCATGAAGGCATTTCTTGAGACTTATGGTGGATTTGAGAATGTGAACGTGGTGGTTGATGTGGGTGGTGGACTAGGGGAGAACCTTTACTTGATCACCTCCAAGTACCCAACAATTAAGGGTATAAACTTTGATTTGCCTCATGTGATAGCTGATGCACCATCATATCCTG GGGTGGAGCATGTTGCAGGGGATATGTTTCTCAATGGTCCAAAAGGGGACATCATCTTTATGAAG ATGATACTTCATAATTGGAGCAATGATCAGTGCTTAAGGTTACTAAAGAACTGCTATGAAGCATTACCAGAAGATGGAAAAGTGGTTGTTGAGGAAGCAATTCTTCCAGCATCACCTGAGACTAATTTGGTGGCAAAAGACACATTTGCCATGGATTTGCGCATGATGGATGTACAATCTGGAGGAAAGGAGAGGACAGAGAAGGAATACTCAGACTTGGCAAACAGATCTGGATTTAATGGCATTAGATTTATCTATCAAGTTCATTCATTCACTGTGATGGAATTCTCTAAAACTATGTGA
- the LOC122660958 gene encoding putative pentatricopeptide repeat-containing protein At1g56570: MNAKKLLGTSHLYLIPPIIPNPCHWAHRFITFQSKGPSILATKTSLIISYCERRLLNEARQLFDDIPERDVVAWTAMITGYTSCGRHHQAWMLFRDMKKEESVEPNAFTISSVLKACKGLESCSCGSMVHGLAIKYGLGESLYVENTLMDMYGTCSVSIDEACMVFHQMHMKNEVSWTTMISAYTHKGDGFSGLQVFRRMLQEGAELNPYNCSIAIRACAATGSYSFGKQICALAIKYGLESNLPIGNAIVDMYCRCHSLSEANQHFLGMFQKDLTTWNTLIAGFERSGSIGSLYIFSQMVSQGLSPNCFTFTSLAATCANMTVLSSGQQVHGGIIRRGFESNLPLANALLDMYAKCGHIADSYKIFNEMPHRDVVTWTSMMIGYGTHGYGKEAIGLFDQMVGSGIRPDAIVFMGVLSACSHAGLVCEGLKYFNSMVTGYGITPNQEIYGCVVDLLGRAGKVKEAYELIENMPFKPDESVWGALLGACKAYGDSNLGRLAAQKLLDLRPSCIETYVILSNIYAADSKWGEFAKTRKLIRRMGNRKEAGRSWIEVGSKFYSFVVGEKVGVHIELVYGALEMLVQHMKEAGYVPDSDCLLYDLEDGT; this comes from the exons ATGAACGCTAAGAAACTACTTGGGACCTCTCACCTCTATCTTATCCCACcaataatcccaaacccatgCCATTGGGCCCACAGATTCATTACCTTCCAATCGAAAGGACCCTCAATTTTAGCAACCAAAACCAGTCTCATCATCTCTTACTGTGAACGAAGGTTGCTTAATGAAGCACGCCAATTGTTCGATGATATTCCTGAAAGGGATGTTGTTGCTTGGACAGCCATGATTACAGGCTACACATCATGCGGCCGTCACCACCAAGCATGGATGCTATTCCGCGAcatgaaaaaggaagaaagtgTCGAGCCCAATGCGTTTACTATCTCCAGTGTCCTAAAGGCGTGCAAAGGCTTGGAGTCGTGTTCTTGTGGGTCAATGGTTCATGGTTTGGCAATAAAGTATGGCCTGGGTGAATCTCTGTATGTTGAGAACACGCTTATGGACATGTATGGTACGTGTAGTGTTAGCATTGATGAGGCATGCATGGTTTTCCACCAGATGCATATGAAGAATGAGGTTTCATGGACGACAATGATTTCTGCTTACACACACAAAGGGGATGGTTTCAGTGGACTTCAAGTTTTCCGGCGTATGTTGCAG GAGGGAGCAGAACTGAACCCATACAACTGTTCAATTGCAATTAGAGCTTGTGCTGCAACAGGATCCTACAGTTTTGGCAAGCAGATTTGTGCTCTTGCGATTAAATATGGATTGGAGTCCAATCTACCAATCGGAAATGCCATTGTAGACATGTATTGCAGGTGCCACAGTTTATCTGAAGCAAATCAACACTTTCTCGGAATGTTTCAGAAAGATTTGACTACATGGAATACCCTGATTGCTGGGTTTGAGAGATCTGGATCAATTGGATCCCTCTACATTTTTTCCCAGATGGTGTCACAAGGTCTCAGTCCCAATTGCTTCACATTTACTAGCCTTGCAGCTACCTGTGCCAATATGACAGTTTTGAGTTCTGGACAACAGGTTCATGGGGGTATTATTCGAAGAGGGTTTGAAAGTAATTTGCCATTGGCTAATGCCCTTCTGGACATGTATGCCAAGTGTGGACATATAGCTGATTCATACAAGATTTTTAATGAGATGCCTCATAGAGATGTGGTCACTTGGACTTCGATGATGATTGGATATGGGACACATGGATATGGAAAAGAGGCAATCGGACTGTTTGATCAAATGGTAGGTTCAGGTATCAGACCTGATGCAATTGTGTTCATGGGAGTTCTCAGTGCTTGTAGTCATGCAGGGCTTGTCTGTGAAGGGTTGAAATATTTTAATTCAATGGTCACTGGTTATGGGATTACTCCAAACCAGGAGATTTATGGGTGTGTTGTAGATCTGTTAGGACGTGCAGGCAAAGTCAAGGAGGCTTATGAATTGATAGAGAATATGCCATTCAAGCCTGATGAATCAGTTTGGGGTGCACTCCTTGGGGCCTGCAAAGCATATGGAGATTCAAATTTGGGAAGATTGGCTGCTCAGAAGTTATTGGATTTGAGGCCTAGTTGCATTGAAACTTACGTCATACTTTCTAATATTTATGCTGCCGATAGTAAGTGGGGGGAATTTGCGAAAACAAGGAAATTGATTAGAAGGATGGGGAATAGGAAAGAGGCAGGGAGGAGTTGGATTGAAGTTGGAAGTAAATTCTATAGTTTTGTGGTTGGTGAGAAGGTGGGTGTCCATATTGAGTTGGTTTATGGAGCACTGGAAATGCTTGTTCAACACATGAAAGAAGCAGGATATGTTCCTGATTCAGATTGCCTACTATATGATTTGGAAGATGGGACTTGA